In Zingiber officinale cultivar Zhangliang chromosome 1A, Zo_v1.1, whole genome shotgun sequence, the DNA window gcagagatatcctccccatcattgtgtaccgggagatgagagcattgagctcccccatttatgatttggggacagaggacaggagtactccgacagcattccgtccactcagtcactgtcaggagcagtgatgtcagagtgcacggtcagcATATGCATTTATAGCATTTATTGTTTgcgattgctgcatttacttgctgcatttatgtggatgcatatgattgatatgcatacaggattatgacttccccggtctgatGACCCTGTTACCTTGtactttgatcccggttagtacagttatctcctgatttcgtttcagttgcatttatccttctcgtattcaggagactgtacgcatgattagtgttgtctgttatttgttttattatgcatatcagttgtacctgctgagtgttggactcaccccgcctgcattgttgatattttcaggttgaagctgttcggagcagttccagtcgctggccccccatctgcacgtagagccagttctctactagttcgttatttgtttttatttggcctttttctatatcagactttgttttagtattgtctttggatttttcctatggatatggtatggagtgataccttttgatggatttttgatatgatattggatttcattctactacgtgtctgcctggacggcagaagaggtgagttcgttggatttgagctttacgagtgtagtggagtagggtggatttcgagtcagagtcctattgttattgattactatttttaactgcgtggttgtgacagccagagactgaatatctttattaactgcgtgatgtttgtttttatttctgttatcataccagccgcctgtggctgatgtatatgtgagatgtagaaaagtttcagattgtccgccgtacaggggagatgctgccgaaatttcttcggacagggactcctccaggATGTGACAGAGAGCATTTCGAACGGCATGCCATCATGGAGACGATAGTGAAGATGGTTCAACCCCAAAGTTAAATATTATTTCAAGTAGCATATTCAACAAGATAATGGTATTCGTGCTGAATGAAATGGATTTTATACTCCGTGGTTTGTTAAATGCTCCTAACACTGGAGGGAAGAAGGAAACAATAAAGAATCTCATGGCAACTAACTTATGGAATAAGTATGGAATGTTAATGAAATCATATCTCAGTAGCGCACTCCATATATTAACCCAAATGACAGATGAGCAAATGATATCATTTACTCTAAAGCGTGTCAAGGCGTCAGCTGTTTTTTTAGCTGCTTTTCCTGCTCTCTTGAGGAAGTATATGAAGGTATCAACATGCATTCTTATGGTTACATTATTTACAAGTTAATGACTTTATTTTCCCTCTACCCAAGATGATTTCTTACTGTTAAACTAGTACAGGTTGCACTTCACTCTTGGGGCAGAGGAAGAGGTGCTCTTCCAGTTGTTTCCTTTCTGTTCATGAGAGACTTGTGTGTTCGACTTGGTTCTGATTGTCTTGATGTATGCCTTAAGGGAGTCTACAAGGCTTATGTTCTAAATTGCAAGCTGTCCAAGTCCATAAGTAGATCAAAGTTACAGCATATACAATTTCTTGGAAATTGTGTGGCTGAACTTTATGGTATAAATCCTCTAGCAGCGTATCAACATATATTTATGTACATACGACAATTGGCAGTGGTACTTAGAGGTGCCCTCACGGAAAAGGGAACAAAGGTAATAAATGCATATTTTACATCTTTCATTCTGTCTATCATAGTTCTGACAGACTATCTATGTTTTGCTTTTAATTCTTCCAATGCTCCATTTGAAGGCAGTGAAAGAGAAAAATCAACAAGAAAGCACAAAGAAGCAAGTTCAGGTTAGTCATGTAAAGTCTTCCTCAGATACATATAtttgtttgtaaaacatagaatttAGTATCTAGAGACTGGCCCTGTTTGAAGCAAACATAGAAGTGAATCCAGGACATTCGTCAATTCACAAAGGTTGTTTTATGTGATATGAATCAAAAAAATTGCTCACTTTAATCCCTGTCAATTTAAATGTCGAAGAGCTAATTCAAATATTCAATCACAATTAGTATGTTCTGCAGTTAAACGAGTTATATCCATTAAAATTGAAGACATCAAGTTTAGAAGGAGAGcagagaaaattttagttaatagaataaaaaattgataaattaataTAGGTATTAGATCAATGTAGAATATCCAAAATAGTTTGGAGTAAAATGGACAAATTATTCTTtgcatgaaaattttaaaataaattattacctTAATTTTTTTCATTACCCAATTTCTTAATCTAACTTGCCCCTTATTGGTGTAAAAATGTGATATCGCTCACCATAAGCAGCCCAGTATCGCCAGCCCCATAGCAAGATACAAGTAGATAAATTACGGGGGATATTTTGCCCTAGCGTAGTGACTCTTTGCATTGGGAAGGTCATGCACCCAACGAGGTGTTTTGCACCCGTTAGGAATTGACCCCAAGATCTATCGCCAATCTATCATGCCCTTTAGTTTAGGTGGTAAAGTGTGGAGTGTGGACATATTGGAATTGAAAGTGGAACATGAAATATCCTAAACTCCAAGGGAACGTATATTTTccctatattaaatatatttttgtttgTTATACAGAAGGCATATCAGAAGGTCTATGATTGGCAGTTCATATTTTGCCTTGAAGTTTGGACTGGGGTTATATGCGCATTCAACTTGGAAGCTGATTTTCGACCTTTAGCTTACCCTTTAACACAAATAATTTATGGAGTAGCATCTTTGGTACCAACTGCTCGATATTTTCCACTGCGGATGCGATGCATAAGAATGCTAAATCGCATTGCTGAAGCAACTGGTACCTTTATTCCTGTGTCTTCCCTTCTTCTTGATATGCTGGAAATGAAAGAACTTAATGGTCACCCTACTGGAGGTGTTGGTAAAGCAATCGATTTGCTCTATGTCAAGCAGGTAAAATTTATTTTGCTTTGTTTACCAGATTGATGAGAAGGAAACCAATTTCACCTGGAATATATTCTGGCAGGTAGACAAGACTACACTAAAGACGCATTTATTCCAAGAAGCTTGCTTATACAGTTTAGTTGAAGAACTCGCTGAACATCTGTCTCAGTGGAGCTATTCAGTGGCCTTTTTCGAATTATCATTTATCCCACTTGTTCGGTTACGTAGCTTCTGCAAATCAACAAAAGTAGATAGGTTACGAAGAGAAATAAAGGAGCTCGTCCGTCAGGTTGTCTGCACACTAAATAGCACCTTATAAAAGTAATAGATGTCAATTGTGGATTTGTATAGACTAGTTAGTACTTTCTTCTCAGGTTGAGGCAAGCTGTGAATTTACGAACTCAAGACGGACAAAGATTGAATTCTTGCCTAATGATCCTGCTTCTGCATTATTCCTTAAGGTATCCATTTTACTCTCAACCTCGTATGGTCTCTATCTTGATAGTGACTCATCCAAACTTTTATTTGCACAGGCTGAAAAGGAATCTGGAGATAGTCCTCTTTCCAAATTTGTCAGTTATTTACGCCAGAGATCAAAACAAAGGAATGATTCTCTGGTGGAATCTAGGTTGGTATATTTCTCTAATGTGATTTTTCCATGAAAGAGTAGAAAATTATAACGTGTATTGTGTTATGGCACTCTATGCTCTTGTCAGTGTTCTGGTTGGTGCAGAATCTTCTGTATTTAGGAAGAAGCTACCTGAACTCGATGAAGAAGATGAGCAAGATCCTGAAGAAGGAGCTGCAGTCTTCAGCGCATCCTGGTTgcctgaaaagaaaaaaaagtataGTCCCTACATGAGTAAATTTTTCGTCTTTTAAGCTACTGGTTTGTCTATTCATTTCTTTAACAGTTTCAAGATGTGTATACATATAAAACAGAGTTATCAAGGAAAAGACCTCAAAGAAGCGAGCATTCGAGCGTGATCGTGATGGTGATGGTGATGGTGATGGTGATGGTGATGATGCAGATGAAGACGTGGTTGAGGATCTGGTTCTCAGTTCAGAGGAAGACGATAATGATTTTGATGAAGGCAAGGATGGAGACGAGATGAATCAGCATTCTGTCAAACAGGACAAGAAGCTAACGGCTTCTTCATCCGAtcggaaagaaaggaaaaaaaagtcAGCAACTGATTTCAAGAAACAAAGCAAGCCTCGCAAGAAGAAAGCCAAGAAGGCAGTTAAAACTTGAATTGGATGAGGAACATCATCAGTGTCGCTAATTCTACGGGTCAGAAACAAGATTCAAAGATTCATGCTACTTGTTGAAGCCTGCGGTATGAGCATTTAGGGAGCTAACTACACCGCCATGTTGAGATCTTGGTGACTTTAGCCTTCTTGTTTACTGCATACATGTGTTTCGTTTATCATATATATTTCAGAACAATGGGTGTGAGGAGGATTCAATTTCTAAATGAATTGTTAACAAGAATTCTATTTGAGTATTTGCTCCCAAACATGTTTGACAGTGAAAATTGTTTTTCTAGTTGGATTGATAACTTTTTTAAACTTGTGAAAAGAGTTTTCTTTTTTATCAAAACCCTCTTCATGGCCAAtttcaaatattaaatttaaacaaTAATTCAAATAGTCTTATAAATTTGTTAGtctaaaattttctccaaaatGCACAAGTTGATGCTatcaaaataatttagaaatagaGATTTATATTTCACTGAAAATGTAGTATTTGAATatttaaaggaaaaaatattaatttcaaaatgaaaatttttgttcttctttcataaaaattaataaagaagattttaattttgccaTCAAAATTAAGAAAGAGAAATTTAGTTTGTAACAAGAGatatttaggatgagtaaaatatatatatgactTGGAAAATAAAGTAACCATTTGGAATAATAACTATAACACATAAAGgagatatttattttaattttatcgaaattcaaatccaactttaTGATAACAATATTTTATGTGCTAGCCAGTAGACCATCTTGAgaggatgttttttttttttttaaatttgtttgttAAACAAGCTTATATtgcaattttcattttaattcctAACTTGTTTATTTTTGTTAACTTGAGGCAAAAACTCTTTCACTCCGCATATGTACATAGTTAAAGTTAAGATAAGAAAACATTCAAATACATTTTTCAATAGAGTAATGTAATTCTTTTTCTCAAACTATCAAAAATATTCACTAGAAATTTGTATTATTATTGTTTAACAAGTCAAGACAAAAACAAATATAATGGACAAATTATATTTGATGAGAAATCCTTTGACAATAATCTAAATACAACACTGCCTTATAATTATAAAATAGAGTAGTTTTTCTTCTGGTCATCctatatgtatttttaaaatcttccccTAAAGcaataagaaattaaaaaaacaaaaatttaaaacatcacTCAATAGGCGAATTAGAGGGAAAATCGAGATTAATTTGCTTGAAGCATGGGCAATTGGATTacaaaataattatataatttaaatcataataataaaaataaattttaaaaacttcacaagaataaattttaaaaacttcatgattggttaataaaaaggaaatttaataaattaaaatctttctcttaaacatgtggataaaaagaaagttatctctaaaaaattaaaatctctcttaatctacaaataaggaaagatatcaaatcttttcttaatattttgtagaaactaataaaagagaattattaatttttaaactttcttttaaatcatgaacatggttaaaaaggaaagtttccttaaaatttaaaatccttctttaatcaacaaataaggaaagatttcaaattttaaactctcttttaaacatgtagatgatttacaaataaggaaagtttttaccaaaaattaaaaccatccttttaaactacacataaggaaagagattaatctcttctcttaatcttttgtagaaagctataaaagaaaatttttaatttttaaactttcttttaaaatcatgatatccacataagaaataattttaataaaattcctttttaatattctagtggtcggccacctaagcttgggacccaagctttggccgaccacctacatggctcatccacttggtcttggccggccttagcttgggttccaagctagcttggccggccccattggatgggtaagaaggtgggtatgcggtgggtataaatctctatatactagaggctacgatagggaccgagaggaggaattggttttggtctccggattaaattaagcatcccgtgttcgccccgaacacacaacttaatttcatcaataataattcattccactaaagaactattattgaactaccgcatcaatcccaaattacattttgggctccttcttattatgagtgtgttagtctccctgtgtttaagataacaaatgtccactaattaagtaagttactgacaactcacttaattaatatctagctccaagagtagtaccactcaacttcatcgtcatgtcggactaagtccacctgcagggtttaacatgacaatccttatgagctcctcttggggacattctcaacctagatcactaggacacagtttccttctataatcaacaacacacactataagtgatatcattttccaacttatcgggcttattgattcatcgaactaaatctcacccattgataaattaaagaaataaatatcaaatatatgtgcttgttattatattaggattaagagcacacacttccataataactgaggcctttgtttctttataaagtcagtataaaagaaaacgacctctaatggtcttactcaataacTCTAAGTGTAcgagtgtaattatatagttaagataaactaatacctaattacactacgaccttccaatggtttgttcctttccattatggtcgtgagctactgtttataatttataaggtactg includes these proteins:
- the LOC122023633 gene encoding nucleolar complex protein 2 homolog, with protein sequence MVFVLNEMDFILRGLLNAPNTGGKKETIKNLMATNLWNKYGMLMKSYLSSALHILTQMTDEQMISFTLKRVKASAVFLAAFPALLRKYMKVALHSWGRGRGALPVVSFLFMRDLCVRLGSDCLDVCLKGVYKAYVLNCKLSKSISRSKLQHIQFLGNCVAELYGINPLAAYQHIFMYIRQLAVVLRGALTEKGTKAVKEKNQQESTKKQVQAYQKVYDWQFIFCLEVWTGVICAFNLEADFRPLAYPLTQIIYGVASLVPTARYFPLRMRCIRMLNRIAEATGTFIPVSSLLLDMLEMKELNGHPTGGVGKAIDLLYVKQVDKTTLKTHLFQEACLYSLVEELAEHLSQWSYSVAFFELSFIPLVRLRSFCKSTKVDRLRREIKELVRQVEASCEFTNSRRTKIEFLPNDPASALFLKAEKESGDSPLSKFVSYLRQRSKQRNDSLVESSVLVGAESSVFRKKLPELDEEDEQDPEEGAAVFSASWLPEKKKKVIKEKTSKKRAFERDRDGDGDGDGDGDDADEDVVEDLVLSSEEDDNDFDEGKDGDEMNQHSVKQDKKLTASSSDRKERKKKSATDFKKQSKPRKKKAKKAVKT